The following proteins come from a genomic window of bacterium:
- the rplA gene encoding 50S ribosomal protein L1: MSKRSKRFKTAAEKIKGKEEYTLPEAVKAVKENASAKFDESVEIAFKLGIDPKQPEQMVRSTVKLPHGTGKSVRVIAFAEGAAAEEARKAGADVVGMAELAEKITAGWMDFDIVVATPAAMKVIGKLGKVLGPKGLMPSPKAGTVSPDVAQAVKEVKAGKIEIKADKTSNLHAFVGKISFDEQKLFENAQAVINAVLKSKPVSSKGIYMQSATLSSTMGPGLKLNLKEIQGI; encoded by the coding sequence ATGAGCAAAAGAAGCAAAAGATTTAAAACGGCCGCTGAGAAAATAAAAGGCAAAGAAGAATATACCCTTCCGGAGGCCGTTAAAGCCGTTAAAGAAAATGCCAGCGCGAAATTCGATGAAAGCGTTGAGATTGCGTTTAAACTCGGGATAGACCCTAAACAGCCGGAACAGATGGTGCGTTCGACTGTCAAGCTGCCGCACGGTACGGGAAAAAGCGTAAGAGTAATTGCGTTTGCGGAAGGGGCTGCCGCCGAAGAAGCCAGGAAAGCGGGCGCTGATGTGGTGGGAATGGCGGAACTCGCTGAAAAAATAACGGCCGGCTGGATGGATTTCGATATTGTTGTTGCTACTCCGGCCGCCATGAAAGTAATAGGGAAGCTCGGTAAAGTTCTCGGGCCGAAAGGACTGATGCCCTCTCCGAAAGCGGGAACGGTTTCCCCCGATGTAGCTCAGGCGGTAAAAGAGGTAAAAGCCGGCAAAATAGAGATTAAAGCCGATAAAACTTCAAACCTGCACGCGTTTGTCGGAAAAATTTCTTTTGATGAGCAAAAACTTTTTGAAAATGCTCAGGCCGTTATCAACGCGGTGCTTAAATCGAAGCCCGTATCTTCAAAAGGCATTTATATGCAGAGCGCCACTCTTTCATCAACTATGGGCCCGGGGCTTAAACTTAATCTTAAAGAGATTCAGGGCATTTAG
- the rpoB gene encoding DNA-directed RNA polymerase subunit beta, with product MSVKTGKERVSYAKLKEVMDLPNLVEIQTRSYAEFLQEDTLPEERKDFGIQAVFNEIFPLKNYDESCTLEFVKYRLGVSKYDELECMRRGLTYEMPMKVTFRLHQAGHVEEEEVFMGNLPKMTPSGTFIVNGVERVVVSQLHRSPGICYEQEALSRGQVIYSFRIIPYRGSWLEVKFDQNDSIYIYLDRSVRRKKILATTFMRALGYGTNEQLLKYFFQEEEIKFTSKISDKDIEGRVLAKNVVDEEAKITLAKAGDSINIKNFKMFKEGKISAIHLLKGAAESHPVLKMIKKDPTSTKDEALIEIFKRLRPGDPVNKANAEGMIQRLFADKKRYDLGRVGRYKLNKKLGLPITEEELSITTLSNRDIAEAIKYLIGLRDGLGQIDDIDHLGNRRVRSVGELLENQFRVGLARMDRLIKEKMTLHDAEAEPLTPHNLVSPKSLSSVIKDFFGRSQLSQFMDQTNPLAELAHKRRLSALGPGGLSRERAGFEVRDIHTSHYGRICPIQTPEGPNIGLISYLSCYARVNEYGFVETPYRKVENGKVTEKIDYLTADEEADYIIAQANAAIDAKGKFVNSEVLSRCRGEFRTIEAERVNYMDVSPKQLVSVAAGLIPFLEHDDANRALMGSNMQRQSVPLLSTVQPFVATGLESKAARDSGVMVIAAEDGTVTYVDANEVHVGSKVYRLKKYLRSNAGTCFNQRPIVRKGEKIKKGDVIADGPSTRDGEIALGRNVLCAFMPWGGYNFEDAILISEKIVKEDIYTSIHIEEFEASARETKIGKEEITRDIPNVGEEALKNLGEDGIIRLGAEVKPGDILVGKITPKSETELLPEEKLLRAIFGEKAADVRDTSLRVPSGTEGIVMDVKMFSRKEKAKNEAEKKEERRRTREIQQRKEERLEKAETEKQEALKNLLLGKSIKSDIVDINTGEVIIQAGQKITKNQVSKLENLRYSGMDITEEDPDIRIKIKTIFAKYDHITEEIITEEEKELEHIKKGDELEPGVIKQVKVYVASKRKLQVGDKMAGRHGNKGVIAKILPEEDMPFLEDGTPVEIVLNPLGVPSRMNVGQVLETHLGWAASILGIKVLTPVFDGAKEEEIRRVMKEAKLPESGKVTLIDGRTGEKFEQQVVVGCIYMMKLAHLVADKIHARSVGPYSLVTQQPLGGKAQFGGQRFGEMEVWALEAYGAAYTLQELLTVKSDDVTGRTKIYESIVKGNNRLEAGTPESFNVLIKEMQALCLDISLKTEMDK from the coding sequence ATGTCAGTAAAAACAGGGAAAGAAAGAGTTTCTTACGCCAAGCTTAAAGAGGTTATGGACCTTCCGAATCTTGTAGAGATTCAGACGAGGTCTTATGCCGAGTTTCTTCAGGAAGACACTCTTCCCGAAGAAAGAAAAGATTTCGGGATTCAAGCGGTTTTCAACGAAATATTTCCGTTGAAGAATTATGATGAAAGCTGCACGCTTGAATTCGTTAAATACAGGCTGGGTGTTTCGAAATACGATGAACTTGAATGCATGAGAAGGGGTTTAACCTATGAAATGCCCATGAAAGTGACTTTCAGGCTTCATCAGGCGGGGCACGTCGAGGAAGAAGAAGTTTTTATGGGAAATCTCCCTAAGATGACCCCGAGCGGGACATTTATTGTCAACGGCGTGGAAAGGGTAGTAGTAAGCCAGCTGCACAGGTCCCCGGGCATATGTTATGAACAGGAAGCTCTTTCAAGAGGGCAGGTGATTTATTCTTTCAGGATAATTCCTTACAGGGGTTCATGGCTGGAAGTTAAATTTGACCAGAACGATTCGATATACATCTATCTTGACAGGAGTGTGCGCAGAAAGAAAATCCTGGCGACAACTTTTATGAGGGCTCTCGGATACGGGACAAACGAACAACTGCTGAAATACTTCTTCCAGGAGGAAGAAATAAAGTTTACTTCCAAAATAAGCGACAAAGACATAGAAGGAAGGGTGCTCGCAAAGAATGTTGTGGATGAAGAAGCTAAAATTACTCTTGCTAAGGCAGGAGACTCAATAAATATAAAAAATTTCAAAATGTTTAAGGAAGGGAAAATAAGCGCCATACATCTCCTTAAAGGAGCCGCAGAGAGCCATCCCGTCCTTAAAATGATTAAAAAAGACCCGACGTCTACAAAAGACGAAGCTTTGATAGAGATATTCAAGAGATTGCGCCCCGGCGACCCCGTCAACAAGGCAAATGCCGAAGGTATGATACAGAGATTATTTGCCGATAAGAAAAGATATGACCTTGGAAGAGTCGGGAGATATAAACTTAACAAGAAGCTGGGCTTACCCATTACCGAAGAAGAACTTTCCATAACGACCCTGAGCAACAGGGATATTGCGGAAGCTATTAAATATCTTATAGGCTTGCGCGACGGGTTGGGGCAGATAGACGACATCGACCACCTTGGGAACAGGAGAGTAAGGTCTGTCGGTGAATTGCTTGAAAATCAATTCAGGGTCGGACTTGCGAGAATGGACCGCCTGATAAAAGAGAAGATGACGCTGCATGATGCGGAAGCCGAGCCGCTGACCCCGCATAATCTTGTCAGCCCGAAATCACTTTCCAGCGTTATTAAAGATTTCTTCGGCAGAAGCCAGCTCAGCCAGTTTATGGACCAGACAAATCCTTTGGCGGAACTTGCCCACAAGAGAAGGTTAAGCGCTCTCGGGCCCGGAGGTCTCAGCAGGGAAAGAGCCGGTTTCGAAGTAAGAGATATACATACGAGTCATTACGGCAGGATCTGCCCGATACAGACTCCTGAAGGACCGAACATCGGCTTGATTTCATATTTGAGCTGTTATGCGAGAGTGAATGAATACGGATTCGTTGAAACTCCTTACAGGAAAGTTGAGAACGGGAAAGTAACCGAAAAAATAGATTATCTTACGGCTGACGAGGAAGCTGATTATATTATAGCGCAGGCCAATGCGGCTATTGACGCAAAAGGTAAATTCGTTAACAGCGAAGTGCTGTCCAGATGCAGAGGTGAATTCCGTACGATAGAAGCCGAAAGAGTAAATTATATGGACGTTTCCCCCAAACAGCTCGTGAGTGTCGCGGCGGGTCTTATCCCGTTCCTTGAACACGATGACGCCAACAGGGCTTTGATGGGGTCGAATATGCAGAGGCAGTCCGTGCCGCTTTTAAGCACAGTTCAGCCTTTTGTCGCGACCGGGCTTGAATCCAAGGCAGCGAGGGATTCGGGAGTGATGGTCATAGCGGCAGAAGACGGAACGGTTACTTATGTGGACGCGAATGAAGTGCATGTCGGCAGCAAGGTCTACAGGCTGAAAAAATACCTGCGTTCCAATGCCGGGACTTGTTTTAATCAGAGGCCTATAGTCAGGAAAGGCGAAAAAATCAAAAAAGGCGATGTTATTGCCGACGGTCCCTCCACAAGAGACGGGGAAATCGCGCTCGGAAGGAATGTGCTTTGCGCTTTTATGCCGTGGGGCGGATATAATTTCGAAGACGCGATACTGATAAGCGAAAAGATTGTAAAAGAAGATATTTATACATCCATCCATATTGAAGAGTTCGAAGCAAGCGCCAGAGAAACCAAAATAGGCAAAGAAGAAATCACCAGGGATATACCGAATGTCGGAGAGGAAGCGCTTAAAAATCTCGGCGAAGACGGTATAATCAGGCTCGGAGCGGAGGTTAAGCCCGGGGATATACTTGTCGGAAAAATTACTCCCAAGAGCGAGACCGAACTTCTTCCGGAAGAAAAACTTTTAAGGGCTATTTTCGGTGAAAAAGCGGCCGATGTAAGAGATACATCGTTACGTGTTCCTTCGGGAACGGAAGGTATTGTGATGGATGTGAAGATGTTCTCGCGCAAAGAAAAAGCGAAGAATGAAGCCGAGAAAAAAGAAGAGCGCAGGAGAACAAGGGAAATTCAGCAGAGGAAAGAGGAAAGGCTTGAAAAAGCCGAAACAGAGAAACAGGAAGCATTGAAAAACCTGCTGCTGGGTAAATCGATAAAATCGGACATTGTTGATATCAATACGGGAGAGGTTATAATCCAGGCCGGCCAGAAGATAACAAAAAATCAGGTCAGCAAACTTGAAAACCTGAGATATTCGGGTATGGATATAACTGAAGAAGACCCGGATATCAGGATTAAAATAAAAACGATTTTTGCCAAATACGACCATATTACAGAGGAAATAATTACGGAAGAAGAAAAAGAGCTGGAACATATCAAGAAAGGCGATGAACTTGAACCGGGGGTTATAAAACAGGTTAAAGTATATGTCGCCAGCAAAAGGAAACTTCAGGTCGGGGATAAAATGGCCGGAAGGCACGGGAACAAAGGTGTTATCGCGAAAATTCTTCCTGAAGAAGATATGCCGTTTCTTGAAGACGGAACTCCCGTTGAAATAGTCCTGAACCCCCTCGGCGTTCCTTCGAGAATGAATGTAGGGCAGGTTCTTGAAACACATCTTGGGTGGGCCGCTTCAATCCTGGGAATTAAAGTTCTGACTCCTGTTTTCGACGGCGCCAAGGAAGAAGAGATACGCAGGGTTATGAAAGAAGCCAAATTGCCGGAAAGCGGCAAGGTCACGTTGATTGACGGCAGGACAGGCGAAAAATTCGAACAGCAGGTAGTTGTCGGATGTATTTATATGATGAAGCTGGCGCATCTCGTGGCGGATAAGATACATGCAAGGTCAGTAGGCCCTTACTCTCTTGTCACACAGCAGCCTCTTGGAGGAAAAGCGCAGTTCGGAGGCCAGAGGTTCGGGGAAATGGAAGTGTGGGCGCTTGAGGCATACGGCGCCGCTTATACTCTCCAGGAACTTCTGACGGTGAAGAGCGATGATGTGACGGGAAGAACAAAGATATATGAATCGATAGTCAAAGGTAATAACAGATTAGAGGCGGGAACGCCCGAATCGTTTAATGTTTTAATAAAAGAAATGCAGGCATTGTGTCTGGACATTTCCCTTAAAACCGAGATGGATAAATAG
- the rplL gene encoding 50S ribosomal protein L7/L12: MEEIIKSIEKMTVLELSELVKALEERFGVSAAAPVAAVAAPVAAGAASAAEEKTEFTVVLASAGDKKINVIKEIRAVTSLGLKEAKDLVDGAPKTVKENVTKEEAEEIKKKLEAAGAKVELK, encoded by the coding sequence ATGGAAGAGATAATCAAAAGTATAGAAAAAATGACCGTTCTTGAGCTTTCTGAACTCGTAAAAGCTCTTGAAGAAAGGTTCGGAGTTTCTGCCGCCGCTCCCGTAGCAGCCGTAGCAGCTCCTGTTGCCGCCGGAGCAGCTTCTGCGGCCGAAGAGAAAACTGAATTCACGGTTGTCCTGGCAAGCGCGGGAGACAAAAAGATTAATGTTATTAAGGAAATCCGCGCGGTTACCAGCCTCGGGCTGAAAGAAGCGAAGGATCTTGTTGACGGCGCGCCGAAAACGGTGAAAGAAAATGTCACGAAAGAAGAAGCCGAAGAAATAAAAAAGAAACTTGAAGCAGCAGGTGCAAAAGTCGAACTTAAATAA
- the rpoC gene encoding DNA-directed RNA polymerase subunit beta', whose amino-acid sequence MTVETAKSLLGFEVKTPFDKVQIKVASPEVIRSWSKGEVKNPETINYRTFKPERGGLFCERIFGPTRDWECNCGKYKRIKHKGIICDRCGVEVTLSKVRRERIGHIELAVPVSHIWFFKTMPSRIGNVLGLSTRTLERVLYYEDYIVLDAGDTPLEKKQLLSDEAYREALDKYGRNFVAKMGAEAIKELLRTENLDALADDLHEKMHKSKSKQAQKKYSKRLKVIEGFRKASIRPEWMVLDVIPVLPPDLRPLVPLDGGRFATSDLNDLYRRVINRNNRLKNILEMKTPEVIVRNEKRMLQEAVDALFDNGRHGRPVVGAGNRPLKSLSDMLKGKQGRFRQNLLGKRVDYSGRSVIVVGPELKLHQCGLPKKMALELFEPFIIKRLKEMGHIHTIKSGKKMIEREAPEVWDILEDVTKDHPILLNRAPTLHRLGIQAFEPILIEGKAIRIHPLVCTAFNADFDGDQMAVHVPLSTEAQLETRVLMLAPNNIFSPSSGKPIATPTQDITLGLYYITCDPFRKEDRKQHLMSSVEEVMMAFDLGMINIHTSIKIFIRGELRDTTVGRVLFNDILPDELGYVNQVIDKKKISKIIDECYKIAGHQKTVETLDRLKDLGFSIATKAGISIGMVDMKVPESKKKIIEDAHAEVKAVEKQRKNGSITDGERYNKIVDIWTHVTDQISEDMYRGMKENEGKEELNPIYIMVDSGARGSRQQIRQLAGMRGLMAKPSGEIIEEPIISNFREGLSVLEYFISTHGARKGLADTALKTADSGYLTRRLVDVAQDVIVTEDDCGTLNGIAVKAIYEGEDEIVSLKEQISGRFANEDILDPGNSKRVIVKAGEEVTNEKAEEIIRVGIQQVNIRSVLTCETREGICVKCYGRNLANQKNVKLGESVGIIAAQSIGEPGTQLTMRTFHIGGTASQVFKKPEIVSKFNGIVRYTDVKTVKLADGNLIALSKNGTVGIHNEEGRELDKHTVEFGSVISIPEGGKVKKGEKFIQWDPYSAPIITEFAGTVEFVDIIEGQTMKKELDESTGLTGTVIIEHREELHPQILIRGAGGDEVKGYYSIPAGAHIVVKNNQKVVEGALLAKTPRKFAKTKDITGGLPRVAELFEARRPKDSADIAKIDGIVELAGTVKGRRKVIIKDEVTGNTEEHLVPLGKHLMVYKGDRIKKGEQLTDGPVIPQEILQVCGTKELQEYLVNQVQEVYRLQGVEINNKHIEVIVRQMLKKIKITDPGDTELLIGEQVDKIKFEEINAEVKSRKMRPASASPLLLGITKASLGTESFISAASFQETTRVLTDAAASGKQDELRGFKENVIMGHLIPAGTGFKTFASVEVGKIVEEGEAELSESSLEEK is encoded by the coding sequence TTGACAGTTGAAACTGCGAAAAGTTTATTGGGGTTTGAAGTAAAAACACCCTTTGACAAGGTTCAGATAAAAGTTGCTTCGCCTGAAGTCATCAGGTCGTGGTCTAAGGGAGAAGTTAAAAACCCCGAGACCATTAATTACAGGACTTTTAAACCTGAGCGCGGCGGATTATTCTGTGAAAGAATATTCGGGCCGACGCGCGACTGGGAATGTAACTGCGGAAAATACAAGAGAATAAAACACAAAGGGATTATCTGCGACCGCTGCGGAGTAGAGGTAACTCTTTCCAAAGTAAGGCGTGAAAGAATAGGACATATAGAACTTGCGGTGCCCGTATCTCACATCTGGTTTTTCAAGACGATGCCGAGCCGCATAGGAAACGTTCTCGGGCTCTCAACAAGGACGCTCGAAAGGGTTTTATATTATGAAGACTATATAGTCCTGGATGCCGGAGACACCCCGCTTGAGAAAAAACAGCTTTTAAGCGATGAAGCATACAGAGAAGCGCTTGATAAGTACGGCAGGAATTTTGTGGCTAAAATGGGAGCCGAAGCCATAAAAGAGCTTTTAAGGACAGAAAACCTGGATGCGCTTGCGGACGATTTGCACGAAAAAATGCATAAGTCAAAATCCAAGCAGGCCCAGAAAAAATATTCGAAGAGATTGAAAGTTATAGAAGGTTTCAGAAAAGCGTCGATAAGACCGGAATGGATGGTGCTCGATGTTATCCCTGTTCTGCCGCCAGATTTAAGGCCTCTTGTCCCTCTCGACGGGGGAAGGTTTGCCACTTCCGACCTTAATGACCTGTACAGGAGGGTGATTAACCGTAACAACAGGCTTAAAAATATTCTTGAGATGAAAACTCCCGAAGTAATCGTGCGCAACGAAAAAAGAATGCTTCAGGAAGCAGTTGACGCCCTCTTCGATAACGGCCGTCACGGCCGTCCTGTTGTAGGCGCGGGAAACAGGCCGTTAAAATCGCTGAGCGATATGCTTAAAGGAAAACAGGGCAGGTTCAGACAGAATCTTCTCGGTAAAAGAGTGGATTATTCCGGCCGTTCAGTTATTGTCGTCGGGCCGGAACTTAAACTCCATCAGTGCGGTTTGCCTAAAAAGATGGCCCTTGAACTTTTCGAACCCTTTATCATCAAGAGGCTGAAGGAGATGGGGCATATCCACACCATCAAGAGCGGGAAAAAGATGATAGAGAGAGAAGCGCCGGAGGTGTGGGATATACTTGAAGACGTTACAAAAGACCATCCTATCCTTTTGAACAGGGCGCCTACTCTTCACAGGCTTGGCATTCAGGCTTTCGAGCCCATACTGATAGAAGGAAAAGCGATTAGGATTCACCCGCTGGTATGTACCGCGTTTAATGCCGACTTCGACGGAGACCAGATGGCTGTTCACGTGCCTCTTTCGACCGAAGCCCAGCTTGAAACCCGTGTCCTGATGCTTGCGCCCAACAATATTTTCTCGCCTTCGAGCGGGAAACCGATAGCGACACCGACTCAGGATATCACACTCGGACTTTATTATATTACCTGCGACCCTTTCAGAAAAGAAGACAGAAAACAGCATCTGATGAGTTCTGTCGAAGAAGTTATGATGGCGTTTGACCTGGGTATGATCAATATACACACAAGCATAAAGATATTTATCAGGGGCGAACTCAGAGATACGACCGTCGGAAGAGTTTTATTCAACGACATTCTTCCCGACGAACTTGGATATGTCAATCAGGTTATAGACAAGAAAAAGATAAGCAAAATCATTGACGAATGCTATAAAATCGCCGGCCACCAGAAAACAGTCGAGACGCTTGACAGGCTTAAAGACCTCGGTTTCTCGATTGCCACGAAAGCGGGGATATCCATCGGAATGGTGGATATGAAGGTCCCTGAATCCAAGAAAAAAATAATAGAAGATGCCCATGCTGAAGTGAAAGCCGTTGAGAAACAGCGTAAAAACGGAAGCATTACAGACGGAGAAAGATATAACAAGATTGTTGACATATGGACCCATGTAACCGACCAGATATCCGAAGATATGTACAGGGGAATGAAAGAAAATGAGGGGAAAGAAGAACTTAACCCTATTTATATTATGGTGGATTCCGGAGCAAGAGGTTCCAGACAGCAGATAAGACAGCTTGCGGGGATGAGAGGACTTATGGCCAAGCCGTCCGGAGAAATCATCGAAGAACCGATTATTTCCAATTTCAGGGAAGGGCTTTCCGTTCTTGAGTACTTTATTTCTACTCACGGGGCGAGAAAGGGCCTTGCCGATACAGCTCTCAAAACGGCGGATTCCGGCTATCTGACGAGAAGGCTTGTTGACGTTGCGCAGGATGTAATAGTAACCGAAGATGATTGCGGCACGCTGAACGGGATAGCGGTCAAGGCTATTTATGAAGGCGAAGATGAAATTGTTTCGCTGAAAGAACAGATAAGCGGACGTTTTGCCAATGAAGATATTTTGGATCCGGGGAATTCAAAACGCGTTATAGTTAAAGCCGGCGAGGAAGTAACAAATGAAAAAGCCGAAGAAATTATACGGGTTGGGATACAGCAGGTTAATATCCGCTCGGTTCTTACCTGCGAAACGCGTGAAGGTATTTGCGTAAAATGTTACGGCAGAAACCTTGCAAACCAGAAAAATGTCAAATTGGGCGAATCAGTCGGCATCATTGCGGCCCAGTCAATCGGGGAACCGGGAACACAGTTGACTATGAGGACTTTCCATATCGGAGGCACGGCAAGCCAGGTGTTCAAAAAGCCCGAAATAGTGTCAAAGTTCAACGGTATAGTCAGGTACACTGATGTGAAAACAGTCAAGTTGGCCGACGGGAATTTGATTGCGCTCAGCAAAAACGGGACAGTAGGAATACACAATGAAGAAGGAAGGGAACTTGATAAACATACAGTAGAGTTTGGATCCGTTATAAGCATTCCCGAAGGCGGAAAAGTCAAAAAAGGCGAAAAATTCATCCAGTGGGACCCTTACAGCGCGCCGATTATCACGGAGTTTGCCGGGACAGTTGAATTTGTCGATATCATAGAAGGCCAGACCATGAAAAAAGAGCTGGATGAATCGACAGGCCTGACAGGCACGGTTATTATCGAGCACAGGGAAGAACTGCATCCGCAGATACTTATCAGGGGCGCGGGCGGCGATGAAGTAAAGGGTTATTATTCAATTCCCGCCGGCGCGCATATAGTCGTAAAGAACAACCAGAAAGTCGTGGAAGGCGCGCTTCTTGCGAAAACGCCCAGAAAATTTGCCAAGACCAAAGATATTACGGGAGGTCTTCCCAGGGTTGCCGAATTATTTGAAGCCAGAAGGCCCAAAGATTCCGCCGATATCGCGAAGATTGACGGTATTGTCGAACTTGCCGGCACGGTAAAGGGAAGAAGAAAAGTCATTATAAAAGACGAGGTCACGGGAAATACGGAAGAACATCTTGTCCCTCTCGGGAAACATCTCATGGTATATAAAGGAGACAGGATCAAAAAAGGCGAGCAGTTGACTGACGGGCCTGTTATACCCCAGGAAATACTTCAGGTATGCGGGACAAAAGAACTGCAGGAATATCTTGTGAACCAGGTGCAGGAAGTTTACAGGCTACAGGGAGTTGAGATTAATAATAAACATATTGAGGTTATAGTAAGGCAGATGCTGAAGAAAATCAAGATTACGGATCCGGGTGATACCGAACTCCTTATAGGAGAACAGGTGGATAAGATTAAATTCGAGGAAATCAATGCCGAAGTTAAAAGCAGAAAGATGCGCCCTGCTTCAGCTTCACCTCTTCTGCTCGGAATAACCAAAGCTTCTCTGGGAACGGAGAGTTTTATTTCAGCGGCCTCTTTCCAGGAGACAACGAGGGTTCTTACAGATGCCGCGGCGAGCGGGAAACAGGATGAACTGAGAGGCTTTAAAGAAAATGTTATTATGGGGCATCTCATACCTGCGGGGACAGGGTTTAAAACGTTCGCGTCGGTAGAAGTGGGGAAAATAGTTGAAGAAGGCGAAGCAGAATTGAGTGAAAGCAGCTTGGAAGAAAAGTAA
- the rpsL gene encoding 30S ribosomal protein S12 — MPTINQLIRKKRSKVVKKKKTPALNGCPFKRGVCLQVKTQTPKKPNSALRKIARVRLTNGMEVTAYIPGVGHNLQEHSIVLIRGGRVKDLPGVRYHIVRGTLDTLGVEGRKQSRSKYGAKMPK, encoded by the coding sequence ATGCCGACGATTAATCAGTTGATAAGGAAAAAAAGAAGCAAAGTTGTGAAAAAGAAAAAGACGCCCGCTCTTAACGGCTGTCCTTTTAAAAGAGGTGTCTGTCTTCAGGTAAAAACACAGACGCCTAAAAAACCTAACTCTGCGTTGAGGAAGATTGCCAGGGTAAGGCTGACAAACGGTATGGAAGTTACCGCTTATATCCCGGGCGTCGGACACAACCTGCAGGAACATTCGATTGTGCTTATAAGAGGGGGAAGAGTAAAAGATCTTCCCGGTGTCAGATATCATATAGTGAGAGGCACGCTTGATACTCTCGGGGTTGAGGGGAGAAAGCAGTCGCGGTCAAAATACGGCGCGAAGATGCCTAAATAA
- the rpsG gene encoding 30S ribosomal protein S7 has translation MARRRRATKRIKARDEKFGSELVGRFINCLMLQGKKSIAESAVYNAMEILKEKSGSKDSLEALKKAIDNVKPVLEVRSRRVGGATYQVPVDVSPDRRTALAFRWIVGFARTKKGGPIAQRLAGELLDAFNNAGSAVKKKEDTHKMAEANKAFAHYKW, from the coding sequence ATGGCAAGAAGGCGCAGGGCCACAAAAAGAATAAAAGCAAGAGATGAAAAATTTGGCAGCGAGCTGGTAGGCCGTTTTATAAACTGTCTTATGCTGCAGGGAAAAAAGAGCATAGCCGAATCGGCTGTATATAACGCTATGGAAATCCTGAAAGAGAAATCAGGCTCGAAAGATTCTCTTGAGGCTTTAAAAAAAGCTATAGATAATGTTAAGCCTGTTCTTGAAGTCCGTTCGAGAAGAGTCGGCGGAGCGACTTATCAGGTTCCCGTTGATGTCAGCCCGGACAGAAGGACGGCGCTTGCGTTCAGATGGATTGTCGGCTTTGCCAGAACTAAAAAAGGCGGGCCTATAGCGCAGAGGTTGGCCGGCGAGCTTCTTGACGCGTTTAATAATGCGGGTTCTGCCGTTAAAAAGAAAGAAGATACGCACAAAATGGCTGAAGCCAATAAAGCATTTGCGCATTACAAGTGGTAG
- the rplJ gene encoding 50S ribosomal protein L10, with translation MRPEKKIAVKEMKQKLDASASFVLTDYVGVSAEEMNKLRIKLSEKSANFMIVKNRLFSRTVKESGFDGIDQHLKGPTAVAFLGKDIVAGTKALVDFGKESGKLAVKCAMLNNKVINADKVQELANLPSREVLLGIVAGTIQAPISAFARVLNARLSSLVYVINAILNKKEGN, from the coding sequence ATGAGACCGGAAAAAAAGATAGCTGTAAAGGAAATGAAACAGAAGCTTGACGCTTCCGCTTCATTTGTCCTTACAGATTATGTGGGTGTCTCAGCGGAAGAAATGAATAAGCTCAGGATTAAACTGTCTGAGAAATCCGCTAATTTTATGATAGTAAAAAACAGGCTTTTCTCAAGAACGGTCAAGGAATCGGGTTTTGACGGTATTGACCAGCACTTGAAAGGTCCTACAGCCGTGGCTTTCCTGGGAAAAGACATTGTCGCCGGAACAAAGGCGCTTGTCGATTTTGGTAAGGAGTCCGGTAAACTTGCGGTTAAATGCGCGATGCTCAATAACAAGGTGATAAATGCCGATAAAGTCCAAGAGCTGGCAAATCTTCCGTCCAGAGAGGTCCTTCTCGGAATTGTTGCCGGAACTATTCAGGCTCCTATTTCAGCCTTTGCGCGCGTGCTTAACGCCCGTTTGAGCAGCCTGGTTTATGTAATAAATGCAATTTTGAATAAGAAAGAAGGAAATTAA